The following proteins are encoded in a genomic region of Desulfosoma sp.:
- a CDS encoding BACON domain-containing protein: MKVRAKSVWVSLGFFVLCCCLMSPCPLWAQDSDNKTDNETLVVSPSFVDVGTFRLQPGESLEPGSFTITVTGGPEVSDPNTTSKFFASSDAVWLKLDPTSGDIPGTITVTVTISELMEGTFTGTITVVSGLDPSKSATVTVSMTVIRTPERRLTVSPTHIQLDFTTADLSSRAFPVLVRNADPSDTTFLWSAAVMVPWLGLAPSSGTGNASATLTVDPTKIPILQDGSYVEGKIVFYSSLSTDPVELVVKARVIPVSRERLSVYPGYLFWSLERTAEGLLDAASSQTLYVISQEAGWFATVDVPFLDVSVDSNLGVPGSTGRSGTVVVTPIDSILQTMGYGRFTGRITVYNVTGDAYRVIPVIVDVRRPGEPISGPPVSVTISQTTSGFLMVETVDSAWLELILAAPSLVSRYNSQASCIQAGGRWIDPDGLGGSLDESCSLDEKIYLLLSFPDALPGVVYALSAQHPQGLAVVFQSGVKVPGADDFYYASGPIGSIPLGPVRLLGLQGRIIVSSRVGKTLADAVEVQRAQINVRTPEGTWLVSETYRGAVYDYGPDRALRLHRNPESFLFVGTWGETPVTCRPGDGVSTLYVLEFVERGVAYIYEITSLTAQKMKGRWTFQYGGPWETFEAARVAFR, encoded by the coding sequence ATGAAGGTTCGGGCCAAGTCGGTGTGGGTTTCTCTGGGGTTTTTTGTCCTTTGTTGTTGCTTGATGTCCCCCTGCCCCTTGTGGGCTCAGGACTCGGACAACAAAACGGACAACGAAACCCTTGTGGTTTCACCGAGTTTCGTGGATGTGGGGACGTTTCGTCTGCAGCCGGGCGAAAGTCTGGAGCCTGGATCTTTTACGATAACGGTCACAGGAGGTCCTGAGGTCTCAGATCCCAACACTACCAGCAAATTTTTCGCTTCCAGTGACGCTGTCTGGTTAAAGCTGGACCCCACCTCCGGAGACATTCCGGGAACCATCACGGTCACCGTCACCATTTCCGAACTTATGGAAGGGACCTTCACGGGAACGATTACCGTGGTCTCGGGCCTGGATCCATCGAAATCCGCGACAGTCACGGTCTCCATGACAGTCATCCGCACGCCGGAAAGAAGACTGACGGTCTCCCCCACTCACATACAGTTGGATTTCACCACGGCGGATCTTTCCTCACGTGCCTTTCCTGTTCTTGTACGAAACGCAGACCCTTCGGACACAACGTTTCTCTGGTCTGCAGCCGTTATGGTGCCGTGGCTCGGTCTAGCGCCTTCCAGTGGCACAGGGAACGCTTCCGCGACCCTGACCGTGGATCCCACCAAGATTCCTATCCTGCAAGACGGTTCCTATGTGGAAGGAAAAATTGTCTTTTATTCCAGTTTGTCCACGGATCCGGTGGAACTGGTGGTCAAGGCGAGAGTGATTCCCGTGTCACGGGAACGATTGAGTGTTTATCCGGGCTATCTGTTCTGGAGCCTGGAGCGCACGGCTGAAGGCCTTCTGGACGCCGCTTCCTCACAGACTTTGTATGTCATTTCCCAGGAAGCGGGTTGGTTCGCCACGGTAGACGTTCCGTTCCTGGATGTCTCGGTGGATTCCAACCTTGGGGTTCCGGGGTCGACGGGAAGATCCGGAACCGTTGTCGTGACCCCCATAGATTCCATACTCCAGACCATGGGGTACGGTCGTTTCACGGGAAGGATCACGGTCTATAACGTCACGGGGGATGCCTACCGTGTGATTCCGGTGATCGTGGATGTTCGCCGACCTGGAGAACCGATCAGCGGGCCGCCGGTTTCAGTGACCATTTCCCAGACCACTTCCGGGTTTCTTATGGTGGAAACCGTCGATTCGGCATGGTTGGAACTGATCTTGGCGGCCCCGAGTCTTGTGAGCCGTTACAACAGCCAGGCGTCCTGCATTCAGGCCGGAGGCCGTTGGATAGATCCGGACGGTCTTGGGGGAAGTTTGGATGAAAGCTGTAGTTTGGATGAAAAAATTTACCTGCTGCTTTCCTTTCCCGATGCCCTGCCCGGTGTGGTCTACGCCCTCTCGGCGCAGCATCCTCAGGGTCTCGCCGTGGTTTTTCAAAGCGGTGTCAAAGTGCCTGGGGCCGATGATTTCTATTACGCCTCGGGTCCCATCGGATCCATTCCCTTGGGTCCTGTGCGTCTTCTCGGATTGCAGGGTCGTATCATCGTCAGTTCGCGCGTGGGAAAGACCTTGGCCGATGCGGTGGAAGTGCAGCGAGCTCAAATCAATGTGCGCACGCCTGAAGGCACATGGCTGGTCAGCGAAACCTATCGGGGTGCCGTCTACGATTACGGGCCGGATCGGGCGCTTCGCTTGCATCGTAATCCCGAAAGCTTTCTTTTTGTGGGAACATGGGGGGAGACACCTGTAACGTGCCGACCCGGAGACGGAGTGAGCACACTTTATGTTCTGGAATTTGTGGAAAGAGGTGTGGCATACATATACGAAATCACGTCCCTGACTGCGCAAAAGATGAAGGGACGGTGGACTTTTCAGTATGGGGGTCCATGGGAGACTTTTGAGGCCGCTCGAGTGGCTTTTCGTTAG